A genome region from Verrucomicrobiia bacterium includes the following:
- a CDS encoding LURP-one-related family protein, whose protein sequence is MRYVMKQKLFCWGDDFRIKNEAGEDVFFVDGRAFSFGNKLSFQDLNGTELAFIRQKLLSWGPTYEITRGDELLAVVKKHLFTFFRCSFTVDVPGPDDLEAQGSFMDMEYTFERGGRTVAEVSKRWFAWNDTYGVDIADGEDDVLILAATVVIDMVCHADNKRH, encoded by the coding sequence ATGCGCTACGTGATGAAGCAAAAGCTGTTTTGCTGGGGCGACGATTTTCGCATCAAGAACGAGGCTGGCGAGGACGTGTTCTTCGTGGACGGACGCGCCTTCAGCTTCGGGAACAAACTTTCCTTCCAGGACTTGAACGGCACCGAACTGGCCTTCATCCGGCAGAAACTCCTGTCGTGGGGGCCGACTTACGAGATCACGCGCGGCGATGAACTGCTGGCGGTGGTGAAGAAACACCTGTTCACGTTCTTCCGCTGCTCGTTTACGGTGGATGTGCCCGGGCCGGACGATCTCGAGGCGCAGGGCAGTTTCATGGACATGGAATACACCTTCGAACGCGGCGGCCGCACGGTGGCCGAGGTTTCCAAACGCTGGTTCGCGTGGAACGACACCTACGGCGTGGACATCGCGGACGGCGAGGACGACGTGCTGATCCTCGCGGCCACGGTCGTCATCGACATGGTTTGCCACGCGGACAACAAGCGACATTAG
- a CDS encoding proline dehydrogenase family protein, with product MQNPAAALTALLTAFQTDPASTRPVPVQKALWLARQLQERAAALQTPSEKRQQAELDRMLQTPSDKATLAMMTDQAFRTSDPARAVEHLTHILDVQGVPRFFGPIDRTLMKGFQSFGGFAPGVALPLVKEHMQKETANVILPGEKEMLTHHLAERSREGVRMNVNFLGEAILSEAEAERRLHQYLQGLQWPEVEVVSIKISTLYSQISPLAREHTVAVLCDRLERLLRTAQRARFTRPDGTVMSKFVYLDMEEYRDKDLTAATFMRTLERPGLETVRAGIALQSYIPDSFRTLLELQAWARRRVAAGGGRITIRLVKGANMESERVEASLHDWPQAPYQTKRETDANYKRMLHAVMQPENLAAMDVGVASHNLFDLAYGLVLAHEGNALDRVQFEMLEGMANAQRRALFNLSRNLLLYAPACKKENFINAIGYLIRRLDENTGPENFLRHAFKIQVDSAEWRQLEQGFLAAFEAIPSTGDAPRRQQDRNQPPMQPAPISEGWEKFQNEPDTDFALPQNGEWGRQIVARWQPRCGEQAVPIPLVLAGEEIWDGRPVRECLDPSRPGGVVGRYRQATTADVARAVECAAADPDGWRTRPEPERFAALGRVAQELRMARGDLMGAAMADGGKTLLESDPEVSEAIDFLEFYRATARWWQQQPTLQARPKGVVVVVPPWNFPIAIPCGGVAAALAAGNTVIIKPASDTVLVAWELCQCFWRAGISRNVLQFVPCSGAKEGRQLVNHPKVNAVILTGGTATALTMLRDNPRLQLFAETGGKDATIVTAVSDRDQAIKHILHSAFSHAGQKCSATSLLLLQAEVYDDPGFRRSLCEAVQSLAVGSAWELDTKMGPLIRPPADDLETALKVLEPGEEWAVMPQPVEGNPCLWTPGVKYGVQPGSYTHLTEFFGPVLAVMRFEKLSEAVALVNQTGYGLTSGLESLDEREWDYWREHIRAGNLYINRVTTGAIVLRQPFGGMGKSGFGPGMKAGGPNYVAQFMDFTDVPAPVVEALPTRPTLAAVAAGLRAAKHPAADAIIAALQSYERNVAEEFGVAHDHFRLVGQDNVRRYLSVGSVRVRVHADDTAFELFGRAGAAHAAGCHVVISVPPQLNSPLVERLEELTESWAAAIEFVEETDAQLAEVIRAGQTDRVRYAAPARVPEEVLHAGNEANGCIVSVPVSAEGRLELLWYVREQSISTDYHRYGNLGVRADEPRAAVL from the coding sequence ATGCAAAATCCCGCCGCCGCCCTGACCGCGCTGCTGACTGCCTTTCAAACCGATCCCGCTTCCACCCGGCCGGTGCCGGTGCAAAAGGCGCTGTGGCTCGCACGCCAGTTGCAGGAACGGGCCGCCGCTCTCCAAACGCCGTCCGAGAAACGCCAGCAGGCCGAACTGGACCGGATGCTGCAGACGCCCTCCGACAAGGCCACGCTGGCCATGATGACCGACCAGGCCTTTCGCACGAGCGATCCCGCCCGGGCCGTCGAACATCTCACGCATATTCTCGATGTCCAAGGCGTGCCGCGTTTCTTCGGTCCCATCGATCGCACGTTGATGAAAGGCTTCCAATCCTTCGGCGGCTTCGCGCCTGGCGTGGCGTTGCCGCTGGTGAAGGAGCACATGCAGAAGGAGACGGCGAATGTCATCCTGCCTGGCGAGAAGGAAATGCTGACACATCATCTGGCCGAACGCTCCCGCGAAGGCGTGCGGATGAATGTTAATTTTCTGGGCGAAGCCATCCTCAGCGAGGCGGAGGCGGAACGCCGTCTGCACCAATATCTGCAAGGACTTCAATGGCCGGAGGTGGAAGTCGTCTCCATCAAGATTTCGACGTTGTATTCGCAGATCTCGCCGCTGGCGCGGGAACACACGGTGGCCGTGTTGTGCGACCGGCTCGAGCGGCTCCTCCGCACGGCGCAACGGGCCCGCTTCACGCGGCCGGACGGCACGGTCATGTCCAAGTTCGTTTATCTCGACATGGAGGAATACCGCGACAAGGACCTCACCGCGGCAACCTTCATGCGCACGTTGGAACGGCCCGGCCTGGAAACCGTCCGGGCGGGGATTGCCTTGCAAAGCTACATCCCCGATTCCTTCCGCACGCTGCTTGAACTCCAGGCCTGGGCGCGTCGGCGCGTGGCCGCGGGCGGCGGGCGCATCACGATCCGGCTTGTCAAAGGCGCCAACATGGAGAGCGAACGTGTGGAGGCGTCGTTGCATGACTGGCCACAGGCGCCTTACCAGACCAAGCGGGAAACGGATGCCAACTACAAGCGCATGCTGCACGCGGTGATGCAGCCCGAAAACCTGGCCGCCATGGACGTCGGCGTGGCGTCGCACAATCTGTTTGATCTGGCCTACGGACTCGTCCTCGCGCACGAAGGCAACGCGCTGGACCGGGTGCAGTTCGAGATGCTGGAAGGCATGGCCAACGCCCAGCGCCGTGCGTTGTTTAACTTGTCGCGCAACCTGCTGCTCTATGCGCCGGCCTGCAAAAAGGAGAATTTCATCAACGCCATCGGCTACCTCATCCGGCGGCTCGACGAAAACACCGGCCCGGAAAATTTCCTGCGGCATGCCTTCAAGATCCAGGTGGACAGCGCGGAGTGGCGGCAGTTGGAGCAGGGGTTTCTCGCCGCGTTCGAGGCGATTCCCTCGACGGGCGACGCGCCCCGGCGGCAGCAGGACCGGAATCAGCCGCCGATGCAGCCTGCGCCAATCTCGGAGGGCTGGGAAAAATTTCAAAACGAGCCGGACACGGATTTTGCCCTGCCACAGAACGGCGAATGGGGCCGACAAATCGTGGCGCGCTGGCAACCGCGCTGCGGCGAACAGGCCGTGCCGATTCCGCTCGTTCTGGCGGGCGAGGAAATTTGGGACGGCCGGCCGGTGCGGGAGTGTCTCGATCCTTCGCGGCCCGGCGGGGTGGTGGGCCGCTACCGGCAGGCCACGACCGCCGATGTCGCGCGGGCCGTCGAGTGCGCTGCCGCCGATCCGGACGGGTGGCGCACGCGGCCGGAGCCGGAACGTTTCGCGGCGCTCGGACGGGTGGCCCAGGAACTGCGGATGGCGCGCGGCGATTTGATGGGCGCGGCCATGGCCGACGGCGGCAAGACGCTGTTGGAATCGGATCCCGAAGTGTCCGAGGCCATCGATTTTCTGGAGTTCTACCGCGCCACGGCGCGTTGGTGGCAGCAACAGCCGACGTTACAGGCGCGCCCCAAGGGCGTGGTGGTGGTGGTGCCGCCGTGGAATTTTCCCATCGCCATTCCCTGCGGTGGCGTGGCGGCCGCCCTGGCCGCGGGCAACACGGTCATCATTAAACCGGCATCGGACACGGTGCTGGTGGCTTGGGAATTGTGCCAGTGCTTTTGGCGCGCGGGCATTTCGCGAAACGTGCTCCAGTTCGTCCCGTGCTCCGGTGCCAAGGAAGGCCGTCAGTTGGTCAACCACCCGAAAGTCAATGCCGTGATTCTGACCGGCGGAACCGCCACGGCGCTGACGATGCTGCGCGACAATCCGCGGCTGCAGTTGTTCGCCGAAACGGGCGGCAAGGATGCGACGATTGTGACGGCGGTTTCGGATCGCGACCAGGCCATCAAACACATTCTGCACTCTGCCTTCAGCCACGCGGGGCAGAAGTGTTCCGCCACGTCGCTGCTGCTGTTGCAGGCCGAAGTTTATGACGACCCGGGCTTCCGCCGGTCGCTCTGCGAGGCGGTGCAAAGTTTGGCCGTCGGTTCGGCGTGGGAACTGGACACCAAGATGGGACCGTTGATTCGCCCGCCGGCCGACGATTTGGAAACGGCGCTCAAGGTGCTCGAACCGGGTGAAGAGTGGGCCGTCATGCCGCAACCGGTCGAAGGCAATCCGTGCCTCTGGACGCCGGGTGTGAAATACGGGGTGCAGCCGGGCAGTTACACGCATCTGACGGAGTTCTTCGGTCCTGTGCTGGCCGTGATGCGGTTTGAAAAATTGAGCGAGGCGGTGGCGCTCGTGAACCAGACCGGTTACGGCCTGACCAGCGGGCTGGAGAGCCTCGATGAACGCGAGTGGGATTACTGGCGGGAGCACATTCGCGCCGGCAACCTTTACATCAACCGCGTCACCACGGGGGCCATCGTGCTGCGCCAGCCGTTTGGCGGCATGGGCAAGTCCGGCTTCGGTCCGGGCATGAAGGCTGGCGGCCCCAACTACGTCGCGCAATTCATGGATTTCACGGACGTGCCGGCGCCCGTGGTGGAAGCACTTCCAACCCGGCCGACGCTGGCCGCGGTCGCAGCAGGCCTGCGCGCGGCAAAACATCCCGCAGCGGATGCCATCATTGCGGCCTTGCAGAGCTACGAACGGAACGTCGCCGAGGAATTTGGCGTCGCACACGATCACTTCCGGCTGGTGGGGCAGGACAACGTCCGGCGTTACCTGTCCGTGGGCAGCGTGCGTGTGCGCGTGCATGCCGACGACACGGCCTTCGAGTTGTTTGGCCGGGCGGGTGCGGCCCACGCCGCGGGCTGTCACGTGGTGATCAGCGTGCCGCCGCAGTTGAATTCGCCGCTTGTCGAGCGGCTCGAGGAGCTCACCGAATCATGGGCGGCGGCCATTGAGTTTGTGGAGGAAACGGACGCGCAACTGGCTGAGGTAATTCGCGCCGGACAAACCGACCGGGTGCGCTACGCGGCGCCGGCGCGGGTGCCGGAGGAAGTCCTCCACGCCGGCAACGAAGCCAACGGATGCATCGTCAGCGTGCCCGTGTCGGCCGAGGGCCGCTTGGAACTGCTCTGGTATGTGCGCGAGCAAAGCATCAGCACGGATTACCATCGCTACGGGAACCTGGGTGTGCGTGCCGATGAACCGCGCGCAGCGGTGCTGTAA
- a CDS encoding Gfo/Idh/MocA family oxidoreductase, translating into MNQAINRRSFLKQTTVAGVGLGLAGTLNAFGAEPKPARKFGPNDTLRVAVIGTNGRGLAHIECLTAIPGVEVAYVCDVDDRAIAKGLKTAGRHQKAEAKGLKDFRRALEDPALDAVSIATPDHWHTPMAILALAAGKHVYLEKPCSHNPYEGELLSAAVDKYQRVVQMGAQRRSFPNVRHIIKEIHGGLIGKTYFGRTWYANNRGSIGHGKPAPVPGWLDYELWQGPAPRRPYRDNLIHYNWHWFWHWGTGEALNNGTHEVDVCRWALNLNWPVRVSSNGGRYAFQDDWETPDTETLSWDFAEGKTMCWEGRSCNDYPVEGLARGVLVYGSEGTALIDGNSYTIYDNKRKVVKKATGNEAVDPTNTVSASGLKLDLLHVTNFIDAVRNGTPVTCPIVEGHKSVTLLHLANIAWRVGRELHCDPANGHILNDAEAMKLWRRTYEPGWEPKV; encoded by the coding sequence ATGAATCAAGCAATTAACCGGCGGAGTTTTCTCAAACAAACAACAGTGGCGGGGGTTGGACTCGGCCTGGCCGGAACCCTCAATGCATTCGGCGCGGAACCGAAACCGGCGCGCAAGTTCGGGCCGAACGACACGTTGCGCGTGGCCGTCATCGGGACCAACGGTCGCGGGCTTGCCCACATCGAATGCCTGACCGCCATTCCGGGCGTCGAGGTCGCCTACGTTTGCGACGTGGATGACCGCGCCATTGCCAAGGGCCTCAAAACAGCCGGCCGGCATCAAAAAGCCGAAGCCAAGGGGCTTAAAGATTTTCGCCGTGCCCTGGAAGATCCCGCGCTGGACGCGGTCAGCATCGCGACGCCGGACCATTGGCACACGCCCATGGCCATCCTGGCGCTGGCAGCGGGCAAGCACGTTTACCTGGAAAAACCGTGCAGCCACAACCCCTACGAGGGCGAACTCCTGTCCGCGGCGGTGGACAAATATCAACGCGTGGTGCAGATGGGCGCGCAACGCCGTTCTTTTCCGAACGTGCGGCACATCATCAAGGAAATCCACGGGGGGCTGATCGGCAAAACGTATTTTGGCCGGACCTGGTATGCGAACAACCGCGGCTCGATCGGCCACGGCAAGCCGGCGCCGGTGCCGGGCTGGCTGGATTACGAGCTGTGGCAGGGACCGGCCCCGCGCCGGCCCTACCGGGACAACTTGATTCATTACAACTGGCACTGGTTCTGGCATTGGGGCACCGGCGAAGCCTTGAACAACGGCACGCATGAAGTGGACGTCTGCCGCTGGGCCCTGAACTTGAACTGGCCCGTGCGCGTCTCATCCAATGGCGGACGCTATGCGTTCCAGGATGATTGGGAGACGCCGGACACAGAGACCTTGAGCTGGGATTTTGCCGAGGGCAAAACGATGTGCTGGGAGGGGCGCAGTTGCAACGATTACCCGGTGGAAGGGCTTGCGCGCGGCGTGCTGGTTTACGGCAGCGAGGGCACGGCATTGATTGACGGCAACAGCTACACGATTTACGACAACAAGCGGAAGGTGGTGAAAAAGGCGACCGGCAACGAGGCGGTGGACCCGACCAACACCGTCAGCGCCAGCGGGCTCAAGCTCGATTTGCTGCACGTCACCAACTTCATTGACGCCGTCCGCAACGGCACACCGGTCACCTGCCCGATCGTCGAGGGCCACAAAAGCGTGACGCTGCTGCATCTGGCGAACATCGCGTGGCGCGTCGGACGGGAACTGCATTGCGATCCGGCGAACGGGCACATTTTGAACGATGCCGAAGCCATGAAACTCTGGCGCCGCACCTACGAACCCGGCTGGGAACCGAAGGTGTGA